A region of Mauremys mutica isolate MM-2020 ecotype Southern chromosome 2, ASM2049712v1, whole genome shotgun sequence DNA encodes the following proteins:
- the NEFM gene encoding neurofilament medium polypeptide has protein sequence MSYTLDTLGNPSYRRVTESRAIYSRASASPSSGFRSQSWSRGSPSTVSSPYKRSALGAQRVSYGSTVLSSSESLDLSQSSLLNGAGDFKLSRSSEKEQLQGLNDRFAGYIEKVHCLEQQNREIEAEIAALRQKQAGRSQLGDAYEQELRELRCALEQVNHEKAQLQLDSEHVEEDIQRIKERFEEEARLRDETEATIRALRKDMEEASMVKVELDKKVQSLQDEVAFLRGNHEEEVAELLAQIQASQITVERKDYMKTDITSALKEIRSQLECHSDQNMHQAEEWFKCRYAKLTEAAEHNKEAIRTAKEEIAEYRRQLQSKSVELESVRGTKESLERQLNDIEERHNNDLTTYQDTIHQLENELRGTKWEMARHLREYQDLLNVKMALDIEIAAYRKLLEGEETRFSAFSGSITGPTFTHRQPTVTISTSKIQKSKAEPPKLKVQHKFVEEIIEETKVEDEKSEMDDALIAIAEELATGARQEEQKKEEGEEAAAVEEEIVAEKKAPVKAVAPKAEEEEEEEEEKGEEEEEEEAAKSDEAEEGGSEKEEAEEKSEKEEGEEAEQEEEEGVEAEAEGEEAEAETKKEKEPEGKSKKEAEEAAVEEKVKKAKASLPKSPPKSPAAEEAEEEQKESGEEAEEGESEEQKVEKEGKEEEKKEEKPGSPEKPGSPVKEGKAVVEETISVTKVTKVSVEKESKAKEGSSEGEESEQASKGSMKEDIAVNGEVDEKEEEKSKEKEIEEEDKGVVTNGLDVSPSEEKKGKSEEKVVVTKKVEKTTSDSGDSTTKYITKSVTVTQKVEEHEESFEEKMMSTKKVEKVTSHAVIKQVKDSD, from the exons ATGAGCTACACCCTGGACACGCTCGGCAACCCCTCCTACCGGAGGGTGACCGAGAGCCGGGCCATCTACAGCCGGGCCAGCGCCTCCCCTTCCAGCGGCTTCAGGTCGCAGTCCTGGTCCCGGGGCTCGCCCAGCACCGTCTCCTCCCCGTACAAACGCAGCGCCCTGGGCGCGCAGCGGGTGTCCTATGGCTCCACCGTGCTGAGCTCCTCCGAGAGCCTGGACCTCAGCCAGTCCTCCCTGCTCAACGGGGCCGGGGACTTCAAGCTGAGCCGCTCCAGCGAGaaggagcagctgcaggggctgaaCGACCGCTTCGCCGGCTACATCGAGAAGGtgcactgcctggagcagcaGAACAGGGAGATCGAGGCGGAGATCGCCGCCCTGCGCCAGAAGCAAGCCGGGCGCTCGCAGCTGGGCGACGCCTACGAGCAGGAGCTGCGCGAGCTGCGCTGCGCCCTGGAGCAGGTGAACCACGAGAAGGCGCAGCTCCAGCTGGACTCGGAGCACGTGGAGGAGGACATCCAGCGCATCAAGGAGCGCTTCGAGGAGGAGGCCCGGCTGCGCGATGAGACCGAAGCCACCATCCGCGCCCTGCGCAAGGACATGGAGGAGGCCTCCATGGTCAAGGTGGAGCTGGACAAGAAGGTGCAGTCGCTGCAGGACGAGGTGGCTTTCCTGCGGGGCAACCACGAGGAAGAGGTGGCCGAGCTCCTAGCCCAGATCCAGGCGTCCCAGATCACGGTGGAGAGGAAGGACTACATGAAGACCGACATCACCTCCGCCCTTAAGGAGATCCGCAGCCAGCTGGAGTGCCACTCCGACCAGAACATGCACCAAGCCGAGGAGTGGTTCAAGTGTCGCTACGCCAAGCTCACCGAGGCGGCGGAGCACAACAAAGAGGCCATCCGCACGGCCAAGGAGGAGATCGCCGAGTACAGGAGGCAGCTGCAGTCCAAGAGCGTGGAGCTGGAGTCGGTGAGGGGCACCAAGGAGTCGTTGGAGAGGCAGCTGAACGACATCGAGGAGCGCCACAACAACGATCTCACGACCTACCAG GACACGATTCATCAGTTGGAAAACGAGCTGAGgggtacaaaatgggaaatggcacGTCATTTGAGGGAATACCAGGATCTCCTCAATGTCAAGATGGCGCTGGATATTGAAATTGCTGCATACAG GAAACTACTGGAGGGTGAAGAGACAAGATTCAGTGCCTTCTCGGGAAGCATTACTGGTCCCACATTTACACACAGGCAACCCACGGTCACAATATCAACTAGTAAAATACAGAAATCAAAAGCTGAGCCGCCAAAGCTAAAGGTCCAGCACAAATTTGTAGAAGAAATCATTGAAGAGACAAAGGTGGAGGATGAAAAATCTGAAATGGATGATGCCCTGATAGCTATTGCAGAGGAATTGGCAACCGGTGCCAGGCAGGAAGAACAGAAGAAGGAAGAaggggaagaagcagcagcagtggaaGAGGAAATTGTAGCTGAAAAGAAAGCTCCAGTGAAAGCAGTTGCACCCAaagctgaagaagaagaagaggaagaagaggagaagggagaagaagaggaggaggaggaggctgcaaAATCTGATGAAGCAGAAGAAGGAGGTTCTGAAAAAGAAGAAGCAGAGGAAAAGAGTGAAAAGGAAGAGGGTGAGGAGGCTGAgcaggaagaagaagaaggagtCGAGGCTGAAGCTGAGGGAgaagaagctgaggctgagactAAGAAAGAAAAGGAACCTGAAGGGAAGAGCAAGAAAGAGGCTGAAGAGGCTGCAGTGGAAGAGAAGGTGAAAAAAGCAAAAGCATCTTTACCAAAATCTCCACCTAAATCTCCTGCAGCAGAAGAGGCTGAGGAAGAACAGAAGGAATCAGGAGAAGAAGCTGAAGAAGGAGAAAGTGAAGAACAGAAAGTGGAGAAGGAGGgtaaagaggaggaaaaaaaggaggagaagccaggatCCCCAGAGAAGCCAGGATCCCCAGTGAAAGAAGGAAAGGCTGTGGTGGAAGAGACCATCTCAGTCACAAAGGTAACAAAAGTCAGTGTAGAGAAAGAGTCCAAAGCAAAGGAAGGGAGCAgtgaaggagaggaaagtgagcAGGCCTCCAAGGGGTCCATGAAAGAAGACATTGCAGTGAACGGGGAGGTGgatgagaaagaggaggagaaatccaaagaaaaagaaattgagGAGGAAGACAAGGGTGTGGTCACCAATGGCCTGGATGTGAGCCCATCTGAAGAGAAGAAAGGGAAGAGCGAAGAGAAAGTTGTGGTAACCAAAAAGGTGGAGAAAACCACTAGCGACAGTGGGGACAGTACAACCAAATACATCACCAAGTCTGTGACAGTCACCCAAAAGGTAGAGGAGCACGAGGAAAGTTTTGAAGAGAAAATGATGTCCACCAAGAAGGTTGAGAAAGTCACTTCTCATGCTGTAATAAAACAAGTAAAAGACAGTGACTAA
- the NEFL gene encoding neurofilament light polypeptide: MSSFGYEPFFPAYKRRYAESPRLHIATVRSSGGGGGYGLSRSTYSSLSAPVSSVSVRRSYAASSASGCLLPSVESFDLSQVAAMSSDLKSIRSQEKAQLQDLNDRFASFIERVHELEQQNKVLEAELLVLRQKHAEPSRFRALYEQEIRELRLAAEEASGEKQALQGERESLEETLRGLQARYEEEILSREDAEGRLLEVRKGADEAALARAELEKRIDSLLDELAFLKKVHEEELAELQAQIQYAHLSVEMDVSAKPDLSAALRDIRAQYEKLAARNMQNAEEWFRSRFTVLTESAAKNTDAVRAAKDEISESRRLLKAKTLEIEATRGMNEAMERQLQELEEKQNADIAAMQDTINKLENELRTTKSEMARYLKEYQDLLNVKMALDIEIAAYRKLLEGEETRLSFTGVGSITSGYTQSAPVFGRSAYSGLQSSSYLMSARSFPAYYSSHVQEEQIEVEETIEAAKMEVAKAAPPSEGEGEEEEKEEAEEEEGGEEAEEEEEGTKEESEEAKEGEEEEGGEEEEAEEGEESQEAAEEAEDGEKKEEAAGEDEKKGKKKD, from the exons ATGAGCTCCTTCGGCTACGAGCCCTTCTTCCCCGCCTACAAGCGGCGCTACGCCGAGAGCCCCCGGCTGCACATCGCCACGGTgcgcagcagcggcggcggcggcggctatGGCTTGTCCCGCTCCACCTACTCCAGCCTCTCGGCGCCGGTCTCCTCGGTGTCCGTGCGCCGGAGCTACGCCGCCTCGTCGGCCTcgggctgcctgctgccctcggtGGAGAGCTTCGACCTGAGCCAGGTGGCGGCCATGAGCAGCGACCTCAAGTCCATCCGCAGCCAGGAGAAGGCGCAGCTGCAGGACCTCAACGACCGCTTCGCCAGCTTCATCGAGCGGGTGCACGAGCTGGAGCAGCAGAACAAGGTGCTGGAGGCCGAGCTGCTGGTGCTGCGGCAGAAGCACGCCGAGCCCTCCCGCTTCCGCGCCCTCTACGAGCAGGAGATCCGCGAGCTGCGCCTGGCGGCCGAGGAGGCCAGCGGCGAGAAGCAGGCGCTGCAGGGCGAGCGGGAGAGCCTGGAGGAGACGCTGCGCGGGCTGCAGGCGCGCTACGAGGAGGAGATCCTGAGCCGGGAGGACGCCGAGGGCCGGCTGCTGGAGGTGCGCAAAGGGGCGGACGAGGCGGCGCTGGCGCGGGCCGAGCTGGAGAAGCGCATCGACAGCCTGCTGGACGAGCTGGCCTTCCTCAAGAAGGTGCACGAGGAGGAGCTGGCCGAGCTGCAGGCGCAGATCCAGTACGCGCACCTCTCGGTGGAGATGGACGTGTCGGCCAAGCCGGACCTCTCGGCCGCGCTGCGCGACATCCGGGCGCAGTACGAGAAGCTGGCGGCGCGCAACATGCAGAACGCCGAGGAGTGGTTCCGCAGCCGCTTCACCGTGCTCACCGAGAGCGCCGCCAAGAACACCGACGCCGTGCGCGCCGCCAAGGACGAGATCTCCGAGAGCCGCCGGCTGCTCAAGGCCAAGACGCTGGAGATCGAGGCCACCCGCGGCATGAACGAGGCGATggagaggcagctgcaggagctggaggagaagcagaacGCCGACATCGCCGCCATGCAG GACACAATTAATAAATTAGAAAATGAACTGAGAACCACAAAGAGTGAGATGGCCCGTTATTTGAAAGAATATCAAGATCTTCTCAATGTGAAAATGGCTCTGGATATTGAAATTGCAGCCTACAG AAAATTGCTGGAAGGTGAGGAGACACGGCTTAGTTTCACTGGTGTTGGAAGCATAACCAGTGGCTACACTCAGAGTGCCCCAGTCTTTGGCAGGTCTGCCTACAGCGGTTTACAGAGCAGCTCCTATTTGATGTCAGCCCGTTCCTTCCCTGCTTACTACTCCAGTCACGTTCAGGAAGAACAGATAGAAGTAGAGGAGACTATTGAGGCAGCAAAAATGGAAGTGGCCAAAGCAGCGCCCCCTTCAGAAGGagaaggtgaggaggaggagaaggaggaggctgaggaagaggagggaggagaagaagctgaagaagaggaagaag GTACCAAGGAGGAATCTGAGGAAGCCAaagagggtgaggaggaggaaggaggagaagaggaagaaGCAGAAGAAGGAGAGGAATCCCAAGAGGCTGCTGAGGAAGCTGAAGATGGGGAGAAGAAGGAAGAGGCAGCGGGAGAGGACgagaaaaaagggaagaagaaggatTGA